Proteins encoded within one genomic window of Actinoplanes octamycinicus:
- a CDS encoding DUF6401 family natural product biosynthesis protein — MNGLFSNAAARAALRSAHASLADLTAAVGVSGLAAAQSSPGLMSVIDQHAAGIRDSLDADTRPLTPILLAAYAEGVRDAAYQHGWLAPEGEIDWSENDWVLRRLLAVCMLARTLPTSN, encoded by the coding sequence ATGAATGGTCTGTTCAGCAACGCCGCCGCCCGCGCCGCCCTCCGCTCCGCGCACGCCTCGCTCGCCGACCTCACCGCCGCCGTCGGGGTCAGCGGTCTCGCCGCCGCGCAGTCCTCCCCCGGCCTGATGTCCGTGATCGACCAGCACGCCGCCGGTATCCGCGACAGCCTCGACGCGGACACCCGCCCGCTGACCCCGATCCTGCTCGCCGCCTACGCCGAGGGTGTCCGCGACGCCGCCTACCAGCACGGCTGGCTCGCCCCGGAGGGTGAGATCGACTGGTCCGAGAACGACTGGGTCCTCCGCCGCCTGCTCGCCGTCTGCATGCTGGCCCGCACCCTCCCCACCTCGAACTGA
- a CDS encoding mechanosensitive ion channel family protein, translated as MTGDGLSRGLSDMWRSLVLYLPVALAFVAVLLIGWLLARLARAITGKALRRVGLDRAAQRGLAGRLLRGTDPVVLCARLAYWVVLLIAVQLAFGLWGPNQVSTLLNALIGWLPQLFVAIVIVVAAIAVAGAAHDLIGNALGDLGYARVLARVAAAVIITLGVIAGLDQIGIATTVTRPLLITVLVTVAGVIIVGVGGGLIRPMQQRWEGWLDRAAVESAAIREQARAYTEERARQAAARAEEERRAEEARLAEEARLAEEARRAEEERKAEEARRLAEAKRAEEARRAEAERAEQARRAEAQRAEEERRAEQERRAEEVRRAEAARQAEELRRTEEARRAEIDRRQREARAAEERRAAQAFPGRPDDETQVIPTPGEDGLHFIPGFAGFPPTPHDADSTDPIPHGTPAETTIITPGVRPLWSDYHSANSGNPQSPETVEAPAVAPEPGVGEPAGGGFLAGSPGPGGGSPAGGSAPATASSDRTPGGEPEAASPGRGPGGDESGAASFGQAPGGAAGPGSGGGRLAGSPPDAGAETVPTVFLADGGPGLPARQPNDDKSVPTVLLGGGPGAQAAVADDSEETAGDVDGQDPEAADDETTVATPQTGSGEGSPQGKDAGDNDETEAPAASGTDRAPDGSEQKPVAGGMDGSSAGSEEELTVVDAESDADDGASGRGDGGAADPDRTTVITQGSGDETTTVIPSPGPDQTLIIDNTEEGDRTQVVSLPTPDQRQSAVGHPDDDDPTIPSRPTGT; from the coding sequence ATGACCGGCGACGGGTTGAGCCGTGGACTGAGCGACATGTGGCGGTCCCTGGTGCTTTACCTCCCAGTGGCGCTGGCGTTCGTCGCCGTGCTGCTGATCGGCTGGCTGCTGGCCCGGCTGGCCCGCGCCATCACCGGGAAAGCGCTGCGCCGCGTCGGCCTGGACCGGGCCGCCCAGCGTGGCCTCGCCGGCCGGCTGCTGCGCGGCACCGACCCGGTGGTCCTCTGCGCCCGCCTGGCCTACTGGGTGGTGCTGCTGATCGCCGTCCAGCTCGCCTTCGGCCTGTGGGGACCGAACCAGGTGAGCACCCTGCTCAACGCGCTGATCGGCTGGCTGCCACAGCTGTTCGTGGCGATCGTCATCGTGGTGGCCGCGATCGCCGTGGCCGGCGCCGCCCACGACCTGATCGGCAACGCCCTGGGCGACCTCGGCTACGCCCGGGTGCTGGCCCGGGTGGCCGCCGCCGTGATCATCACGCTCGGCGTGATCGCCGGCCTGGACCAGATCGGCATCGCCACCACGGTCACCCGCCCCCTGCTGATCACCGTGCTGGTCACCGTCGCCGGCGTGATCATCGTCGGCGTCGGCGGCGGCCTGATCCGTCCCATGCAGCAGCGCTGGGAGGGCTGGCTGGACCGGGCGGCCGTGGAGTCAGCCGCGATCCGGGAGCAGGCCCGGGCCTACACCGAGGAGCGCGCCCGCCAGGCCGCCGCCCGCGCCGAGGAGGAGCGTCGCGCCGAGGAGGCCCGGCTGGCCGAGGAAGCCCGCCTGGCCGAGGAGGCCCGCCGCGCCGAGGAGGAGCGGAAAGCCGAGGAGGCCCGCCGCCTCGCCGAGGCCAAGCGCGCCGAGGAGGCCCGCCGGGCGGAGGCCGAACGAGCCGAGCAGGCTCGCCGGGCGGAGGCCCAGCGAGCCGAGGAGGAGCGTCGCGCCGAGCAGGAGCGCCGCGCCGAGGAGGTCCGCCGCGCCGAGGCGGCCCGGCAGGCGGAGGAGCTCCGGCGCACCGAGGAGGCGCGCCGCGCGGAGATCGACCGCCGCCAGCGCGAGGCCCGCGCCGCCGAGGAGCGCCGCGCGGCCCAGGCCTTCCCGGGCCGCCCCGATGACGAGACCCAGGTGATCCCCACCCCGGGGGAGGACGGCCTGCACTTCATTCCGGGCTTCGCCGGCTTCCCGCCCACGCCGCACGACGCCGACTCCACCGACCCGATCCCACACGGCACACCCGCCGAGACGACCATCATCACCCCGGGCGTTCGCCCGCTCTGGTCCGACTACCACAGCGCGAACAGCGGCAATCCGCAGTCCCCGGAGACCGTGGAGGCCCCGGCGGTCGCGCCGGAGCCGGGCGTCGGGGAGCCGGCGGGCGGCGGCTTCTTGGCGGGCTCACCCGGTCCGGGCGGCGGATCGCCGGCGGGTGGCAGCGCCCCCGCGACCGCCTCGTCCGATCGAACGCCGGGCGGCGAGCCGGAAGCGGCCTCACCCGGTCGAGGTCCGGGCGGTGATGAGTCCGGAGCGGCCTCGTTCGGGCAGGCGCCGGGTGGTGCGGCGGGTCCCGGATCCGGCGGTGGACGGCTGGCGGGATCACCGCCGGACGCGGGCGCCGAGACGGTGCCCACGGTGTTTCTGGCCGACGGCGGACCGGGTCTGCCCGCCCGCCAGCCGAACGATGACAAGTCGGTGCCCACTGTTCTGCTGGGCGGTGGACCGGGGGCCCAGGCTGCCGTCGCTGACGACAGCGAGGAGACCGCGGGCGACGTCGATGGTCAGGATCCCGAGGCCGCCGACGACGAGACGACCGTGGCGACGCCACAGACCGGCAGCGGGGAAGGCTCTCCCCAGGGCAAGGACGCCGGGGACAACGACGAGACGGAAGCCCCGGCTGCTAGCGGCACGGACCGGGCGCCGGACGGTAGCGAGCAGAAGCCGGTTGCTGGTGGCATGGATGGGTCCTCGGCCGGCAGCGAGGAAGAGTTGACGGTGGTCGACGCGGAATCCGACGCCGATGATGGCGCTTCCGGTCGCGGAGATGGCGGCGCTGCGGATCCGGACCGGACCACGGTGATCACTCAAGGGTCGGGCGATGAGACGACGACCGTGATTCCGTCGCCGGGGCCGGACCAGACGTTGATCATTGACAACACCGAGGAGGGGGATCGGACGCAGGTGGTTTCGCTGCCTACCCCGGATCAGCGCCAGTCAGCGGTCGGCCATCCGGACGACGACGATCCCACGATCCCGTCGCGCCCGACCGGCACGTAG
- a CDS encoding ATP-binding SpoIIE family protein phosphatase: protein MVGSGAARPPAVSTLPVQSAGARGCASLVHAHDWSGTSLGRIDGWDPAVRAAVDLLLESPVPMMLVCGADCVVLYNDAYAEVLGDLHPAALGRPAARAFGEAWDQPGMGDVISRVFRTGHPVLEPESQVTLRPGGAEPAFYTRGHSVVRDSRGAVAGVLTVAAETTQVIHRLQSLGELTARLAGALTIDDVTRVVLTYAMASFDLDHCALAVDDGASYRYVRRIRGEMLDEADERLPPVWRRVAADPAAPLVAAAESGRATFVADGEPLRAIAQDRHERRVRSLAALPLRTASVRGALTMGFRRAHAWLPAERALLRAAAELVAQAAERARRFEAQHGTAQLLQRSMLPEHLPELDTFRIAARYDVGVDGNAAGGDFYDAFRLIDGRLAMVLGDVAGHDVRAAAVMGQVRAALRALALTDPAPPSVLAGLDRLVGSLGAESRNEEIFVTVVYGVLDPADGSVTLASAGHPPPVLRRAGLAGEPATAELVKVPPGAPLGLGGRWQTGSLTLEPGDTILMYSDGVVERRGHPLNAGLDALVAAAAGSASGDPRNMCSLATAAVEGTTDDDVAVLAVEHALAMSRSATMQVAAEPTGPSRVRQWMSTRLREWLVPEPVIGAAILCTSELTTNALLHAGTPAQVHIDLNAERLLVSVADTGTRGSVIRARADTLASRGRGLGLIEELSDSWGTDPTVRGSTVWFEMLLNRE from the coding sequence ATGGTCGGCTCGGGAGCGGCACGCCCGCCAGCGGTTTCCACGCTGCCCGTGCAGTCGGCGGGCGCGCGAGGTTGTGCCTCACTGGTGCACGCCCACGACTGGTCCGGCACCTCGCTGGGCCGGATCGACGGGTGGGACCCGGCCGTGCGCGCCGCCGTCGATCTGCTGCTCGAGTCCCCGGTGCCGATGATGCTGGTCTGCGGGGCCGACTGCGTGGTGCTCTACAACGACGCCTACGCGGAGGTGCTCGGCGATCTGCACCCGGCCGCGCTGGGCCGGCCGGCCGCGCGCGCCTTCGGCGAGGCCTGGGACCAGCCCGGCATGGGCGACGTGATCAGCCGGGTGTTCCGGACCGGTCACCCGGTGCTGGAGCCGGAGAGCCAGGTGACGCTGCGGCCGGGCGGCGCGGAGCCGGCCTTCTACACCCGCGGGCACTCGGTGGTGCGCGACTCGCGCGGCGCGGTCGCCGGGGTGCTCACCGTGGCCGCCGAGACCACCCAGGTGATCCACCGGCTGCAGAGCCTCGGTGAGCTGACCGCGCGGCTGGCCGGGGCGCTGACCATCGACGATGTCACGCGGGTCGTCCTGACGTACGCGATGGCGTCCTTCGATCTGGACCACTGCGCGCTCGCGGTCGACGACGGCGCGTCCTACCGCTATGTCCGCCGGATCCGCGGCGAGATGCTGGACGAGGCGGACGAGCGACTGCCCCCGGTGTGGCGCCGGGTGGCCGCGGATCCGGCGGCCCCGCTGGTCGCGGCGGCCGAGTCGGGCCGGGCGACGTTCGTGGCCGACGGCGAGCCGCTGCGCGCGATCGCGCAGGACCGGCACGAGCGGCGGGTCCGTTCGCTGGCCGCGCTGCCGCTCCGCACCGCGTCCGTGCGCGGCGCGCTGACCATGGGTTTCCGCCGGGCGCACGCCTGGCTGCCGGCCGAGCGGGCGCTGTTGCGGGCGGCCGCCGAGCTGGTGGCGCAGGCGGCCGAGCGGGCCCGCCGGTTCGAGGCCCAGCACGGCACCGCCCAGCTGCTGCAGCGCAGCATGCTTCCGGAGCACCTGCCGGAGCTGGACACGTTCCGGATCGCCGCGCGCTATGACGTCGGCGTCGACGGCAACGCCGCGGGTGGCGACTTCTATGACGCGTTCCGGCTCATCGACGGCCGGCTGGCCATGGTGCTCGGCGACGTGGCCGGGCACGACGTGCGGGCCGCCGCGGTGATGGGCCAGGTCCGGGCGGCGCTGCGGGCGCTGGCGCTGACCGATCCGGCGCCGCCGAGCGTGCTGGCCGGGCTGGACCGGCTGGTCGGCTCGCTGGGCGCCGAGTCGCGGAACGAGGAGATCTTCGTGACCGTGGTCTACGGCGTGCTGGACCCGGCGGACGGCTCGGTCACCCTGGCCAGCGCCGGGCATCCGCCGCCGGTGCTGCGCCGGGCCGGCCTGGCCGGTGAGCCGGCCACCGCCGAGCTGGTGAAGGTGCCGCCCGGCGCCCCGCTCGGCCTGGGCGGCCGCTGGCAGACCGGTTCGCTGACGCTGGAGCCGGGCGACACGATTCTGATGTACAGCGACGGCGTGGTGGAGCGCCGCGGCCACCCGCTGAACGCCGGTCTGGACGCGCTGGTCGCGGCGGCCGCCGGCTCGGCCAGCGGCGACCCGCGGAACATGTGCTCGCTGGCCACCGCCGCGGTCGAGGGCACCACCGACGACGACGTGGCGGTGCTCGCGGTGGAGCACGCGCTGGCGATGAGCCGGTCGGCGACCATGCAGGTGGCGGCCGAGCCGACCGGTCCGAGCCGGGTCCGGCAGTGGATGTCCACCCGGCTGCGCGAGTGGCTGGTGCCGGAGCCGGTGATCGGCGCGGCGATCCTGTGCACCAGCGAGCTGACCACCAACGCGCTGCTGCACGCCGGCACCCCGGCGCAGGTGCACATCGACCTGAACGCGGAGCGGCTGCTGGTCTCGGTGGCCGACACCGGCACCCGGGGCAGCGTGATCCGGGCGCGGGCCGACACGCTCGCCAGCCGGGGTCGCGGGCTGGGCCTGATCGAGGAGCTGAGCGACTCGTGGGGCACCGATCCCACGGTCCGTGGTTCCACGGTCTGGTTCGAGATGTTGCTCAACAGAGAGTGA
- a CDS encoding VOC family protein yields MRIRGYAPLTPCWVELASADPARAAQFYGELFGWESAGDRFKLGGRAVAGLTRSGATRPDGWLTHLSTPDLEETLEQVALSGGVCVSDPADAHGGRRAIVADPAGAVIGLWEPDDFAGAQAGGEPGTMSWPELITDDPSAAALFYGSAFGWLLRHDFGVGEWLNQAHDAIAGLASGYRGAWWRAAFQVEDIQATADLCERLGGALLAEPAEAGLSEFAELRDPFGARFTVAAPLHRPVELTVSLGSLGGLPAFE; encoded by the coding sequence ATGCGGATCAGAGGGTATGCACCACTAACACCCTGTTGGGTGGAACTCGCGAGTGCGGATCCTGCGCGAGCGGCGCAGTTCTACGGAGAGTTGTTCGGCTGGGAGTCAGCCGGTGACCGTTTCAAGCTCGGCGGGCGGGCCGTGGCGGGGCTCACGCGCAGCGGCGCGACCCGGCCGGACGGATGGCTCACCCACCTGAGCACGCCCGACCTCGAGGAGACGCTGGAGCAGGTGGCGCTCTCCGGCGGCGTCTGTGTGAGCGACCCCGCCGACGCGCACGGGGGGCGCCGGGCGATCGTGGCCGATCCAGCGGGTGCGGTGATCGGGCTCTGGGAGCCGGACGACTTCGCCGGGGCGCAGGCCGGCGGCGAGCCGGGCACCATGTCCTGGCCGGAACTGATCACTGACGACCCGAGCGCCGCGGCCCTGTTCTACGGTTCCGCGTTCGGCTGGCTGCTGCGGCACGACTTCGGCGTCGGCGAGTGGCTGAACCAGGCGCACGACGCCATCGCCGGCCTGGCCTCGGGTTACCGCGGCGCCTGGTGGCGAGCGGCCTTCCAGGTCGAGGACATCCAGGCCACCGCGGACCTCTGCGAGCGCCTCGGCGGCGCGCTGCTCGCCGAGCCGGCCGAGGCCGGGCTGTCCGAGTTCGCCGAGCTGCGCGACCCGTTCGGCGCCCGGTTCACGGTGGCGGCGCCGCTGCACCGGCCGGTCGAGCTGACCGTCTCGCTCGGTTCGCTCGGCGGCCTGCCCGCCTTCGAGTAG
- a CDS encoding MarR family winged helix-turn-helix transcriptional regulator yields the protein MAEPLSESQQQHWRTFIEGSWALHTTLEDELRAATGLSMNDYHVLVALAEAPGRRIRMGELANRLVLSPSRVTYQISSMIKRGLVDKESCPDDKRGFEAVLTERGLTALREAAPAHLETVRRSFIDHLDDEELAVIGRAFAKIRQS from the coding sequence ATGGCCGAACCGCTCAGCGAGAGTCAGCAGCAGCACTGGCGCACGTTCATCGAGGGCTCATGGGCGCTGCACACGACACTCGAGGACGAGTTGCGGGCGGCGACCGGGCTGAGCATGAACGACTACCACGTCCTGGTCGCGCTCGCCGAGGCGCCGGGGCGGCGGATCCGGATGGGCGAGCTGGCCAACCGGCTGGTGCTGTCGCCGAGCCGGGTCACCTACCAGATCAGCTCCATGATCAAACGCGGACTGGTCGACAAGGAGAGCTGCCCCGACGACAAGCGCGGCTTCGAGGCGGTGCTGACCGAGCGGGGCCTGACGGCGCTGCGCGAGGCGGCGCCGGCCCACCTGGAGACGGTCCGGCGCAGCTTCATCGACCACCTCGACGACGAGGAGTTGGCGGTCATCGGCCGAGCCTTCGCCAAGATCCGGCAGAGCTGA
- a CDS encoding pirin family protein produces the protein MPAITVDDVLVLPRLPQLDPVVTEYRPVRRLTTAPQGYEGEGFPVRRAFAGVPLTELDPFIHLDQMGEVDYAPGEPKGTPWHPHRGFETVTYMIDGIMDHQDSLGGGGSITNSDTQWMTAGSGILHIEAPPEHLVTSGGLFHGLQLWVNLPRAAKMIDPKYQDIRGKASALVTTPDGGALIRIIAGSVAGHEGPGSTFTPINLAHVTLQPGARLDLPWQPDYNALVYTLSGEGWAGTDMRPITLGQLATFGAGDAIRVEAKTELDLFIMGGRPIREPIAHYGPFVMNTKAELQQAFEDFQKGRLGTVPAARLPHTD, from the coding sequence ATGCCTGCGATCACCGTTGATGACGTCCTTGTTCTGCCCCGTCTCCCGCAGCTGGACCCGGTCGTGACGGAGTACCGGCCGGTTCGCCGCCTGACGACCGCGCCGCAGGGTTACGAGGGTGAGGGGTTCCCGGTGCGCCGCGCCTTCGCCGGCGTGCCGCTCACCGAGCTCGACCCCTTCATCCACCTGGACCAGATGGGTGAGGTGGACTACGCGCCGGGCGAGCCGAAGGGCACGCCGTGGCACCCGCACCGCGGATTCGAGACGGTCACCTACATGATCGACGGGATCATGGACCACCAGGACTCGCTGGGCGGCGGTGGCTCGATCACCAACAGCGACACCCAGTGGATGACCGCCGGCTCCGGCATCCTGCACATCGAGGCGCCGCCGGAGCACTTGGTGACCAGCGGCGGCCTCTTCCACGGCCTGCAGCTCTGGGTCAACCTGCCGCGCGCCGCCAAGATGATCGACCCGAAGTACCAGGACATCCGCGGCAAGGCGTCGGCCCTGGTCACCACGCCGGACGGCGGCGCGCTGATCCGGATCATCGCCGGCTCGGTGGCCGGGCACGAGGGTCCGGGCTCCACCTTCACCCCGATCAACCTGGCGCACGTCACGCTCCAGCCGGGCGCGCGGCTCGACCTGCCCTGGCAGCCGGACTACAACGCGCTGGTCTACACGCTCTCCGGCGAGGGCTGGGCCGGGACCGACATGCGACCGATCACTCTCGGTCAGCTGGCCACCTTCGGCGCGGGCGACGCGATCCGGGTCGAGGCGAAGACCGAGCTGGACCTGTTCATCATGGGCGGACGGCCGATCCGCGAGCCGATCGCTCACTACGGCCCGTTCGTGATGAACACCAAGGCCGAGCTCCAGCAGGCTTTCGAGGATTTCCAGAAGGGCCGCCTGGGCACCGTGCCCGCTGCCCGGTTGCCGCACACCGATTGA
- a CDS encoding GNAT family N-acetyltransferase: MVIRQALPADAEELVRLRAVMLRTFDAPGWNDDWREPARLTLVERLGQVEPTLVAFVVDRPDGRGLAACALGQIEQRLGNPSNPDGRVGYVYNVVTDPDMRRRGYSRGCMEALVAWFRERGVRAADLKASADGEALYESLGFRKTREPGMRLRIG, encoded by the coding sequence ATGGTGATCCGTCAGGCGCTGCCCGCGGACGCGGAGGAGCTCGTCCGGTTGCGCGCCGTCATGTTGCGCACCTTCGACGCGCCCGGGTGGAACGACGACTGGCGTGAACCGGCCCGGCTGACCCTGGTCGAGCGGCTCGGGCAGGTCGAGCCGACACTCGTCGCGTTCGTGGTGGACCGGCCGGACGGGCGCGGGCTGGCGGCCTGCGCCCTCGGCCAGATCGAGCAGCGGCTGGGCAACCCGTCCAACCCGGACGGCCGGGTCGGCTACGTCTACAACGTGGTGACCGATCCGGACATGCGCCGGCGCGGGTATTCGCGGGGCTGCATGGAGGCGCTGGTGGCCTGGTTCCGCGAGCGCGGCGTGCGGGCCGCCGACCTGAAAGCCTCGGCGGACGGCGAGGCGCTCTACGAGTCGCTCGGTTTCCGGAAGACCCGGGAGCCCGGGATGCGGCTGCGGATCGGCTGA